A single Candidatus Dormiibacterota bacterium DNA region contains:
- a CDS encoding YkgJ family cysteine cluster protein → METIDLINLRNFSRRTEQPTHPELLDDRPMEHVNKIEIDEEHITVEYDEKTTRYYNVNEIVRREWVYKFNDDPEMVKAIGKVIDLARKHLKDLPENVACPPGCAECCSGYEPFVSRSDVQRLADHLGMTYADTMREYIVERPSADGFHVGWVRKVSDDIADNCVFLMGNRSGRYYCGIYEARPHDCRDFTPIGCDDVDETIDRKSNFKIGAAFAPKVRSGRIKKRR, encoded by the coding sequence ATGGAAACTATCGATCTGATCAACCTGCGCAATTTTTCTCGGCGCACCGAACAACCGACCCATCCCGAATTGCTCGACGATCGCCCGATGGAGCACGTCAACAAGATCGAGATCGATGAAGAGCACATCACCGTCGAATACGACGAAAAAACGACGCGGTATTACAACGTCAACGAAATCGTTCGGCGCGAATGGGTCTATAAATTCAACGACGACCCCGAGATGGTCAAAGCGATCGGCAAGGTTATCGACCTCGCGCGCAAGCATCTCAAGGATCTACCGGAGAACGTCGCGTGTCCGCCGGGTTGCGCGGAGTGCTGCAGCGGATACGAGCCGTTCGTCAGCCGCTCCGACGTGCAGCGCCTCGCCGATCACCTCGGAATGACGTACGCGGATACGATGCGCGAGTACATCGTCGAACGTCCCTCGGCCGATGGATTCCACGTCGGCTGGGTACGCAAAGTCTCCGACGATATCGCCGACAATTGCGTCTTTCTCATGGGCAACCGGAGCGGCCGCTATTACTGCGGCATCTACGAAGCGCGCCCGCACGATTGTCGCGATTTCACGCCGATCGGCTGCGACGACGTGGACGAAACGATCGATCGTAAGAGCAACTTCAAAATCGGCGCCGCTTTCGCACCCAAAGTGCGCTCGGGTCGTATCAAGAAGCGACGCTAG